One Clostridium sp. CM027 genomic window carries:
- a CDS encoding YebC/PmpR family DNA-binding transcriptional regulator has protein sequence MSGHSKWHNIQQKKGKIDVIRGKVFTKLGKEIIMAAKNGGSNLDINAHLRDVVAKAKSNNMSQETITRAIKKGAGELEGVNYEEIVYEGYGAEGVAIVVKTLTDKKNRSVATVRHAFDRHGGNMGAAGCVSWMFAKKGQIIIERNETMDEDEIMMVALEAGAEDFNAEEEMFEIITAAETFGAVREVLETAGFEFASAEVTMIPDNMIPISLEGAGKVQRLIDALEDDDDVQDVYHNAEYPEEFEG, from the coding sequence ATGTCAGGACATTCAAAATGGCATAACATACAACAGAAAAAAGGTAAGATTGATGTTATAAGAGGTAAGGTATTCACAAAATTAGGTAAAGAAATAATAATGGCAGCTAAAAATGGTGGGTCTAATTTAGATATTAATGCTCATCTTAGAGATGTAGTTGCAAAAGCTAAATCTAATAATATGTCTCAAGAGACAATAACTAGAGCAATAAAAAAAGGTGCCGGAGAGCTTGAAGGCGTAAACTATGAAGAAATAGTTTATGAAGGCTATGGAGCAGAAGGCGTTGCTATAGTAGTTAAGACGCTAACGGACAAGAAAAATAGAAGTGTGGCAACTGTAAGGCATGCTTTTGATAGACATGGTGGAAACATGGGAGCGGCTGGATGTGTAAGCTGGATGTTTGCTAAAAAAGGACAAATCATCATAGAACGAAATGAAACTATGGATGAAGATGAGATAATGATGGTAGCATTAGAAGCGGGTGCAGAAGATTTTAATGCAGAAGAGGAAATGTTTGAAATAATTACAGCTGCAGAAACTTTTGGAGCTGTAAGAGAAGTGTTAGAAACAGCGGGTTTTGAATTTGCTTCTGCAGAGGTTACAATGATACCAGATAACATGATACCTATTAGCCTGGAAGGCGCCGGTAAAGTGCAAAGACTTATAGATGCGCTTGAAGATGATGATGACGTACAGGACGTTTATCACAATGCAGAGTACCCTGAGGAATTTGAGGGATAG
- a CDS encoding tyrosine-type recombinase/integrase, whose protein sequence is MLINEVLKEFIFDCEIRKISPRTLKSYRNNNQRFFNYIEKEFNITELEEFSHLHIKKYFRFLIDKGLTETYANGILKCMRAFFVYCINEEYVTKNPCLKVSWQREPKTLINTFTDLEIINMVNAFDYLNYLNARNKTIIAFLVDTGARNAETCSILKINIKDNYVLIQGKGNKQRQVGLSPQLKKIMMKYNRIKEFYFKDKNINCDNYFLSNTGKKLTIETIERVVKMAGKIAGVREEIRCSPHTIRHYFAQKQLRNKLDIYSLSRILGHENVMITKIYLQSIKDEEIVAMSIKTSPLTSLRGGK, encoded by the coding sequence GTGTTAATAAATGAAGTATTAAAAGAATTTATATTTGATTGTGAGATAAGAAAAATTAGTCCAAGAACTTTGAAGAGTTATAGAAATAATAATCAGAGGTTTTTTAATTACATAGAAAAGGAATTTAATATTACTGAACTAGAGGAATTTTCTCATTTGCATATTAAGAAATATTTTCGCTTTTTAATAGATAAAGGACTTACAGAAACTTATGCAAATGGGATTTTGAAATGTATGAGAGCGTTTTTTGTATACTGTATTAATGAGGAGTATGTTACTAAAAATCCATGTTTGAAAGTGTCATGGCAAAGAGAACCAAAGACGTTAATAAATACATTTACTGATTTGGAAATAATAAATATGGTAAATGCTTTTGACTATTTAAATTATTTAAATGCAAGAAATAAAACTATCATAGCTTTTTTAGTTGACACAGGAGCAAGAAATGCTGAGACTTGTAGTATATTAAAAATTAACATAAAAGACAATTATGTTTTAATTCAAGGAAAAGGTAATAAGCAAAGGCAAGTTGGTCTAAGCCCACAATTAAAAAAAATTATGATGAAATATAATAGGATTAAAGAGTTTTATTTTAAAGACAAAAACATCAATTGTGATAACTATTTTCTATCAAATACAGGCAAAAAACTTACCATTGAAACTATTGAAAGAGTTGTAAAAATGGCAGGAAAAATAGCAGGAGTAAGGGAAGAAATAAGATGTTCTCCTCATACAATAAGACACTATTTTGCTCAGAAACAATTACGCAATAAGTTAGATATTTACAGTTTATCTCGTATTCTTGGACATGAGAATGTCATGATTACAAAGATATATTTACAATCAATAAAGGATGAAGAAATAGTTGCTATGTCTATAAAAACTTCACCATTGACATCACTAAGGGGAGGTAAGTAA
- a CDS encoding helix-turn-helix domain-containing protein: MTNYTIVDNNLITDADLPDSAYRLYNLMLSMCYGEKDTIYPSIAYLAEKLNKSVKTIGRNLKILKDRGLIISRRRGSISNLYTLVKKTMQVKAEKLVNKIKSKFVKPKFTKKPSTICDYDQRTYDFDELEKKLLGWD, from the coding sequence ATGACTAATTATACAATTGTAGATAATAATTTAATAACAGATGCAGACCTTCCCGACAGTGCTTATAGGCTATATAATCTAATGTTATCAATGTGTTATGGAGAAAAAGACACTATTTACCCATCTATTGCTTACCTTGCTGAGAAGCTTAATAAAAGTGTTAAAACTATAGGTAGAAATCTAAAAATACTTAAAGATAGAGGGCTAATTATATCCCGGCGGCGAGGGAGTATATCAAATTTATATACCTTAGTTAAAAAAACTATGCAAGTAAAAGCTGAAAAGTTAGTTAATAAAATCAAAAGTAAGTTTGTTAAGCCTAAATTTACTAAAAAACCTAGCACTATCTGTGATTACGACCAAAGAACTTATGATTTTGATGAATTAGAGAAGAAACTGCTAGGGTGGGATTAA
- a CDS encoding J domain-containing protein, translated as MEVGITILVLCVIVLVICSIYIIENGGKISGKDVICPTCKSTVHIPGDGEYNCPKCNNDFSYGQHSGISVICPHCRKSVFVPSEGRYTCPKCFIGFTYGEQKSDTIHTESIQNTDYNKYYDVLGCSYNASEDEISKKYKEMSMKFHPDKIMSKDLPEELVQLSTQKFIEIQEAYEKIKASKIDLSKISDAKTEYLKKWGLIKEDVKTNYSMVLYYK; from the coding sequence TTGGAAGTTGGCATTACTATACTTGTTTTATGTGTAATAGTACTTGTTATATGTAGTATTTATATTATAGAAAATGGAGGGAAAATATCAGGGAAGGATGTTATCTGTCCGACATGCAAAAGTACAGTCCACATTCCAGGTGATGGTGAGTATAATTGTCCGAAGTGTAATAATGACTTTTCATATGGACAACATAGTGGAATATCAGTTATCTGTCCGCATTGCAGAAAAAGTGTATTTGTTCCTAGTGAAGGAAGGTATACATGTCCTAAATGTTTTATTGGATTTACTTATGGGGAGCAAAAAAGCGATACAATTCATACAGAATCAATTCAAAATACTGATTATAACAAATATTATGACGTACTTGGATGCAGCTATAATGCTAGCGAAGATGAAATAAGTAAAAAGTATAAAGAAATGAGTATGAAGTTTCATCCCGATAAGATAATGTCTAAAGATTTACCCGAAGAACTTGTTCAATTATCAACTCAAAAATTTATTGAGATTCAAGAAGCATATGAAAAGATAAAAGCCTCAAAAATTGATTTATCTAAAATATCAGATGCAAAAACAGAGTATCTAAAAAAATGGGGTTTAATAAAAGAGGATGTAAAAACTAATTATTCTATGGTTTTATATTATAAATGA
- a CDS encoding phage head-tail connector protein, whose protein sequence is MDILAMLKTLLNIELIDISKDEILNYMLENSKIKISRYLRVLYTKGDVIFETNYLNVIVELAKYDYKNQKATGIKQYTESKRSVTYRDAIDSIPGI, encoded by the coding sequence ATGGATATATTAGCAATGCTAAAAACTTTATTGAATATAGAATTAATAGATATTTCAAAAGATGAAATTCTAAATTATATGTTAGAAAATAGTAAAATTAAAATAAGCAGATATTTAAGAGTTTTATATACTAAAGGTGATGTGATTTTTGAAACAAATTATTTGAATGTAATAGTTGAACTAGCAAAATATGATTATAAAAATCAAAAAGCTACAGGCATAAAGCAATATACAGAGTCTAAAAGAAGTGTAACCTATAGAGATGCTATTGATTCAATTCCAGGAATATAG
- a CDS encoding tyrosine-type recombinase/integrase: protein MEVVKVKTEDGKERYFVADDNGLPIEPILKFIRFKDNTNFARNTLRMYCQHLKLYFEYLQQRELDFQKVTIDDLALFVNWLQNPYKSLKVIPTHQVDEARSPRTVNIIVNAVLSFYDYILRHEEYSNNISDRLKKFVSTPSRNFKGFLYGIAHEQKKVSSNILRLKVPKSKPKTISKDEIGTLVRACNNLRDKFLLILLYETGMRIGEALSLWIEDFDISDMIIDLQDRGELENNAEIKTVSSPRRIDISQNLADTFMEYIAEYHTEEVETNHIFIKLSGENKYKAMHYVDVDNLFRTLKKKTDIYVTPHMFRHTSITTLRMAGWQPELLRIRAGHKNIYTTMNTYIHPSDKEITEEFNKTQPNLRLDIYNEGDE from the coding sequence ATGGAAGTAGTAAAAGTAAAAACAGAAGATGGTAAGGAAAGATATTTTGTTGCAGATGATAATGGATTGCCTATAGAACCAATATTAAAATTTATTAGGTTTAAGGATAACACCAATTTTGCGAGAAATACTTTAAGAATGTATTGTCAGCATTTAAAGTTGTACTTTGAATATCTACAACAAAGAGAATTAGATTTTCAAAAGGTAACTATTGATGACTTAGCTTTATTCGTGAACTGGTTACAGAATCCTTATAAGAGTTTAAAGGTAATTCCAACGCATCAAGTTGATGAAGCAAGAAGTCCAAGAACAGTAAATATTATAGTAAATGCAGTTTTATCGTTTTACGACTATATTTTAAGACACGAGGAATATAGCAATAACATTTCAGATAGACTTAAAAAGTTTGTATCTACTCCAAGTAGAAACTTTAAAGGTTTCTTATATGGAATAGCTCATGAACAAAAGAAAGTTTCAAGTAATATATTAAGATTAAAAGTCCCTAAGTCTAAACCTAAAACCATATCTAAGGACGAAATAGGAACGCTCGTTAGAGCTTGTAATAACCTTAGAGATAAGTTTCTATTAATATTGCTATATGAAACTGGAATGAGAATAGGCGAAGCCTTATCGTTATGGATTGAAGATTTTGATATAAGTGACATGATTATAGACCTACAAGATAGAGGCGAACTTGAAAATAACGCAGAGATTAAAACAGTGTCAAGTCCAAGAAGGATTGATATATCACAGAATTTAGCCGATACGTTTATGGAATATATAGCTGAATATCATACCGAAGAAGTTGAAACTAACCATATATTCATAAAACTAAGTGGTGAAAACAAGTATAAAGCTATGCATTATGTTGATGTTGATAATTTATTTAGAACATTAAAAAAGAAAACTGATATATATGTTACACCCCATATGTTTAGGCATACATCAATAACTACTCTTAGAATGGCGGGTTGGCAACCAGAATTACTTAGAATAAGAGCAGGACATAAAAATATTTATACTACTATGAATACTTATATTCACCCTTCTGACAAAGAAATAACGGAAGAGTTTAATAAAACTCAACCGAATTTGAGATTAGATATTTACAATGAAGGGGATGAATAA
- a CDS encoding tyrosine-type recombinase/integrase — translation MKNLQRIKGNQQSKYDEIIEYLKQDNGYWLENDKWDLTEEFFVRKKVYTSRYIDFLSFKNELIKNEIKYYVLFNFKEYHLKKSQLLNISYRLNPMAIFIEKSYKDINSFNMIEDKNALLIKWKSHLLISNINTDNSLNICNSILSSLYDFIKDFYDDREETEKDIWYSKNIRGAKIPASGANNAINNQLNFNNIPVYYGDMVKRYFKTIITKKSWNHCVQITNNLNYFFNKFYSNGYKNGFMENLSRQDIENYLYWLGNDYKDKNPTYRCKFISYIRTFLEYIQMAQYDKAPKKEISFLIFQDDIPKRELNKDEVKKAKFIPEPILKQLDNNIMDLDRPQYISIYILLRETGWRGTDILNLRYHNCLEQIWNNKEQSYNYYLCGEITKTDIALLKIPIRDKVAEMVQKSIDKAKELSTEENNPKKYLFNTYEGKLKGRPLNKASLLITIKRLIEQKEIRNINGELYHFRLHSLRHTRAKEYVEQGMGISIIQQILGHQSIQMTVHYATVSENMLYEKWKNTEDLELFKVNTETNELIEVDTSTDAGENLIRYEYVKKNLDAVRVPFGVCFKASKIPCKQQMNHCLTCASFCTTTENVPEYEEEILKVKTQIEVSDKFGRELWSEKNKQYLNILEKTLGKVKEQKLVHKNGKSREDS, via the coding sequence ATGAAAAATTTACAACGGATAAAAGGTAATCAACAAAGTAAGTATGATGAAATAATTGAGTATTTGAAGCAAGATAATGGATATTGGCTAGAGAATGATAAATGGGATTTAACAGAAGAATTTTTTGTAAGAAAAAAAGTTTATACTTCAAGATATATTGACTTTCTTTCTTTTAAAAATGAGCTGATAAAGAATGAAATTAAATATTATGTGTTATTTAATTTTAAGGAATATCATCTTAAAAAATCACAGTTGTTAAATATAAGTTATAGGTTAAATCCTATGGCAATCTTTATTGAAAAATCATATAAAGATATAAATAGTTTTAATATGATTGAAGATAAAAACGCATTGTTAATAAAATGGAAAAGCCATTTATTAATATCAAATATAAATACTGATAATAGCTTAAATATTTGCAATTCCATATTAAGCTCTCTATACGATTTTATTAAAGATTTTTATGATGATAGAGAAGAAACCGAAAAAGATATATGGTATTCAAAGAATATTAGAGGTGCTAAAATACCTGCAAGTGGTGCTAATAATGCAATAAATAATCAACTTAATTTTAATAATATTCCTGTTTATTATGGAGATATGGTCAAACGATATTTTAAAACTATTATAACTAAAAAGAGTTGGAATCATTGTGTTCAGATTACAAATAATTTAAATTATTTCTTTAATAAGTTTTATTCCAATGGATATAAAAATGGATTTATGGAAAATTTATCAAGACAAGATATAGAAAACTATTTATATTGGTTGGGCAATGATTATAAAGACAAAAACCCAACATACAGATGTAAATTTATATCTTATATTAGAACATTCTTAGAATATATTCAAATGGCTCAATATGATAAAGCTCCTAAAAAAGAGATATCATTTTTAATATTCCAAGATGATATTCCTAAAAGAGAATTAAATAAAGATGAAGTTAAGAAAGCTAAATTTATCCCAGAGCCTATATTAAAACAATTAGATAATAACATTATGGATTTAGATAGACCGCAGTATATATCTATTTATATTCTCCTTAGAGAAACAGGATGGCGTGGTACTGATATATTAAATCTTAGATATCATAATTGCTTAGAACAAATTTGGAATAACAAAGAGCAAAGCTATAACTACTACTTATGTGGTGAAATAACCAAAACAGATATAGCACTACTTAAAATACCTATAAGAGATAAAGTTGCTGAAATGGTTCAAAAATCTATTGATAAAGCTAAGGAGTTAAGTACAGAAGAAAATAATCCAAAGAAGTATTTATTTAATACTTATGAAGGAAAGTTAAAAGGAAGACCGTTAAACAAGGCATCATTATTAATAACTATTAAAAGGCTAATTGAACAAAAAGAAATTAGAAATATTAATGGTGAGTTATATCACTTTAGACTACATTCACTAAGACATACAAGGGCTAAGGAATATGTAGAACAAGGCATGGGAATAAGTATTATACAACAGATTTTAGGACATCAGAGCATTCAAATGACAGTTCATTATGCTACTGTTAGTGAGAATATGCTTTACGAGAAATGGAAGAATACCGAGGATTTAGAACTCTTTAAAGTAAATACTGAAACTAATGAACTTATAGAGGTAGATACATCAACTGACGCAGGAGAAAATCTTATTAGATATGAATATGTTAAAAAGAATTTAGACGCTGTAAGAGTACCATTTGGAGTATGTTTTAAAGCTTCTAAAATCCCTTGTAAGCAACAAATGAACCATTGTTTAACTTGTGCAAGTTTCTGTACTACTACCGAAAATGTCCCCGAATACGAGGAAGAAATACTAAAAGTTAAAACACAGATTGAAGTTAGTGATAAATTTGGCAGAGAATTATGGTCAGAAAAGAATAAGCAGTATCTAAATATATTAGAGAAAACATTAGGAAAAGTTAAAGAACAAAAGTTGGTTCATAAGAACGGTAAATCAAGGGAGGATTCATAA
- a CDS encoding DUF6262 family protein, producing MADHTKGLKEYAKNKSKITLEKVDKAIRELSLTEQKINFNSVSQLGGISKTFLYNNEETKKRIEELRDNQTSRTMNQRAKYDKTAKSKDIIIMAKDKKIKELEEENRKLKEQLEILRGKLYEKL from the coding sequence ATGGCAGACCATACTAAAGGATTAAAAGAATATGCAAAAAATAAAAGTAAGATTACTTTGGAAAAGGTGGATAAAGCCATTAGGGAACTTTCTTTGACTGAACAGAAAATCAACTTCAATAGTGTTTCTCAATTAGGTGGGATTTCTAAAACTTTTCTTTATAATAATGAAGAGACTAAGAAAAGAATTGAGGAACTTAGGGATAATCAAACGAGTAGGACTATGAATCAAAGAGCTAAATATGATAAAACAGCTAAATCTAAAGACATTATCATAATGGCTAAGGATAAAAAGATTAAAGAACTTGAAGAAGAGAATAGGAAGTTAAAAGAGCAATTAGAGATTCTTAGAGGTAAGTTATATGAAAAATTATAA
- a CDS encoding ribosomal protein L7/L12, with protein sequence MGNLIKCPMCDKDISPNAVSCPHCGEPMKIQEQKIEAIEQPTSYNLVLESTTSVIKTIKLIRVLTNWGLKESKDVVDKMPSVFMFDLDINKAESIKSGFKDVGAVVSLVGNTVSNKPNEPIKTQVKSTYVAKDNLIKCPNCKSVKCNKIGSISKAASVGVWGIFSLGKLNKTWECKSCGYKW encoded by the coding sequence ATGGGTAATTTAATTAAATGTCCAATGTGTGATAAAGATATAAGCCCCAATGCAGTAAGTTGTCCTCATTGTGGTGAACCAATGAAAATACAAGAACAAAAGATAGAAGCAATTGAACAACCTACTTCTTATAATTTAGTTTTAGAAAGCACTACAAGTGTGATCAAAACAATTAAATTAATAAGAGTATTGACAAATTGGGGATTGAAAGAGTCTAAAGATGTAGTCGACAAAATGCCTTCTGTCTTTATGTTTGATTTAGATATTAATAAGGCCGAAAGTATTAAAAGTGGATTTAAAGATGTTGGAGCAGTTGTAAGTTTAGTGGGAAATACGGTTAGTAATAAACCTAATGAACCAATTAAAACACAGGTTAAATCAACTTATGTGGCTAAAGATAATTTAATTAAATGTCCAAATTGTAAAAGTGTCAAATGCAATAAGATTGGTTCCATAAGTAAAGCGGCCAGTGTAGGTGTATGGGGTATTTTTAGTTTGGGAAAATTAAATAAAACATGGGAATGTAAAAGTTGTGGATATAAATGGTAA